The genomic DNA GAGCGAGCTTGCTCGCGATGCTTTCCCAGCCATCACACCAGGTAGTTTTTTAACTCCCGGGCGATGACCATCCGCTGTATCTCGCTCGATCCTTCATAGATCTGGGTGATCCGCGCATCCCGGTAGTAGCGCTCTACCGGATAATCCTCGAGGTATCCGTAGCCACCGTGAATCTGTATGGCCGAGGAGCAGACTTTCTCGGCCATTTCCGAGGCGAACAGCTTGGCCTGGGAGGCTTCCGACAAGCACGGCTTGCCGGCGCTGCGCAGGCGGGCGGCGTGGAGGAAGAGCAGGCGGGTGGCGTTGATGCGGGTGTGCATGTCGGCCAGCAGGTTGGCGATGCTCTGGTGCTCGATGATCGGCTTGTCGAACTGGACGCGATCACGGGCGTAGGCCAGCGCCGCTTCAAACGCTGCGCGGGCAATGCCCAAGGCTTGCGCCGCGATGCCGATGCGGCCGCCTTCCAGGTTGGAGAGCGCAATCGCCAGGCCTTTGCCGCGAGCCCCTAGCAGGTTGGCCTCGGGAACTGTGCAGTTGCTCAAGGTGACCGCACAGGTGTCCGAGGCGCGAATGCCCATTTTGTGTTCAGTGCGATCGACGATGAACCCCGGCGTATCGGTAGGCACCAGGAACGCCGAAATGCCTTTCTTGCCCAGCTCCGGGTCGGTCACGGCAAACACGATTGCCAGTTTCGCCCGTTTGCCGTTACTGACGAACTGCTTGGCGCCATTGATCACCCACTGGCCATCGCGCAGTTCGGCCCGGGTGCGCAGGTTGTGGGCCTCGGAGCCAGCCTGGGGCTCGGTCAGGCAGAAGCAGCCAATGGCCTGTCCACTGGCGAGCTCGGCCAGCCACGTCTGTTTTTGTTCATCGGTGCCGAAATTCAGGACTGGCCCGCAACCCACCGAGTTGTGGATGCTCATCAGCGCCCCGGTGGCACCGTCGCCGGCGGAGATCTCCTCCACGGCCAGGGCATAGGCCACATAATCGACGTAGGTACCGCCCCATTCTTCCGGCACCACCATCCCCAACAGGCCCAGTTCGCCCATCTTCGCCACCAGGCCGTCGTCAATCCAGCCGGCTTTTTCCCACGCCTGGGCATGGGGGGCGATTTCACCACGGGCGAAGTCCCGGGCCATGTCGCGGATCATCACTTGTTCTTCGGTCAGTTCGAGGTCGTGCATGGCTCAGTTCCCGTGGTCGTCGAAGCCGTCGAAGAAACTCGTCACATGGTCGGCGTCCAGCGCCTCCAGGGTCGGCGGGTTCCAGCGCGGGCTCTTGTCTTTGTCGATCAGCAAGGCGCGCACGCCTTCGATCAGGTCACCGCGTTCGAACCATTGCCGGTCCAAGTGCAGTTCCAGAGCAAAACAGTCTTCCAGGCTCAAATGCCGGCCGCGCCGCAGCATTTCCAGGGTCACGGCCATGGCCAGGGGCGAGCGGCTGTCCAGCACGTCGGCGGTCTTCAGCGCCCATTCATGGCTGTTGGCGACGGTGACCTGGCGCAACTGCTCGACCATGCTCGGTAAATCGGGCAGGGCAAAGAAATGGTCAATGGCCGGCCGTAAGTCGGCCAGAGGGGGCGCAGGGAGCTGTTGCTGGCCGAGTTTGGCCAGCAGGTTCTGCAGGTCCTTGAGCGGCATGTCGTGCCACTCGAGCCGATCGAGACGTTCGTCGAGTTGCTGGAGCTTGTGGCTGTCGAGGTACCAGTCGGCGAGCCCGCAATACAACGCGTCGGCGGCCCGGATCTGTACGCCGCTGACACCCAGGTAGATCCCCAGCTCACCGGGAATGCGCGGCAGGAAATAGCTACCACCCACGTCCGGGAAATAACCAATGGCCACTTCCGGCATGCCCAGGCGACTGCGTTCGGTCACGACCCGCAGGTCGGCGCCTTGCACCAGGCCCATGCCGCCGCCCAGCACGAAGCCGTCCATCAAGGCGAGAATCGGTTTGCGGTAGTGGTGGATCGTCAGGTCGAGGGCGTATTCCTCGACGAAGAAATCTTCGTGCAGGGTGTCACCCTGCTTATAGCTGTCGTACAGCGAGCGGATGTCACCGCCGGCGCAGAAGGCCTTGTCGCCCGCGCCACGCAGTACCACGGCGTGAATGTGTGGGTCGAGTGCCCAAGTATCGAGTTGTTGCTGCAAGCTGCGCACCATGCCCAGGGTGAGGGCATTGAGGCCGGCGGGGCGGTTCAGGGTCAAATGGCCAATGTGATTGCGAACGTCGACCAGCACCTCATGGGTCACGGATTCGATGGTTTCCGCAGCTTGGGATGAAACCTGAGCTGTCATCGCTAACTCCCTGCTTTTATTGTTTTTTATGAATTGTGTCGCGCGTACCCATGCAGGATCGTACCAGTGCAAATTTGCCTTGCACAACCGGGATACGTGCAGGTCCTGTCTGCATATTTATAGCAGCCACAGGCTCAACCGCGACGTGAAAGAACCTCCGTGATGCTGCGGCGCTTGGCATTTCGTTCGCTGACGTGGATCAATTGTTCGAGATCTTCCGGGGTGACGTCGAAGAAGGCTTCCATTTCCGCCAAAGCCAGTTTCAGGTCTTCTGCGGTGATGGCCTGCCGGTCGACGGGAGGGTGGTCGGCCGGTATGACGGCCACCGGCTCGCTGGCGCGCTTGGGATAGCGCACCCGCGTCAGGTTGTTGTAGGCCAGCGCAAAGGCGAGCAGCCCGAAGCCCGCCAGCATGGCCGCGCCGACGGCCTGCCAGTCCAGGGCAATGATGGCCGAGTCCGCCAGCACCAAGGTCGCCGCCAGGGCGCCTGCCGGCGGGTGCAGGCAACGCAGCCAGCACATCAACACCAGTGCCATGCCGGCCGCCAGGCAGGCGCTGCCCAGGGTTCGGTCCAATACATGAGCCACCAACAGCGCCACGACCGACGCACACAGGTAACCGCCGACAATCGACCAGGGCTGGGCGAGGGCGCCCGAGGACACGGCAAACAACAGTACGGCCGAGGCGCCGAGGGGGCCGATCAGGTGCTGCGCTACCTCAAGACCAAAGACCTGGCCACATAGCCAGACACTGAACATCGTCCCCAACGCCATGCCGATGGCGGCGCGGCTCCATTCGGTGGGACGGGTATTGATAGCGGCGGGGAACCAGCGAGAAAGCATTAAGCGAAAATCCAAAAAACGAACAAAAAAAGGGGCTTACGGGAAAGTCCCAGAAAGCCCTTTAAGTGTTCCAACAGTTGGGGGAGGAACGGTACACAGTGTGCCGCTCACAACCTCCGCTTACAAATTCATATTAATGCTGGTTGAGTGCATTAATTTTGAGGTAAGGCTCGGGCTCAAGCGCTTCTTGAGGCAGGAAACCACGTTTGCTGGGCAATGGGCAGGTTGCGTGACTGGCCGCGACCCATCGGGAAATAGGTGAAGCCCTTGTCGGCCATGCGTTCCGGGTCGAACAGGTTGCGACCGTCGAAAATCACCGGGGCCTTGAGCCGCTGCCGGATCAAGTCGAAGTCCGGCGCCTTGAAGGGCTGCCATTCTGTGCAGATAACCAGTGCGTCGGCCCCCGGCAACACCGACTCTGGCGTGCCCATCAGCATGAGTCGGGTCTCGTCGGGATAGAGCAGTTGCGTCTGCTGCATCGCCTCCGGGTCAAACGCACGGACACTGGCCCCCGCGGCCCAGAGCGACTCCAACAGGGTGCGACTCGGCGCATCGCGCATGTCGTCGGTGTTGGGCTTGAAGGCCAGGCCCCACAACGCGAAGGTCTTGCCGCGCAGATCGCCCTGGTAGAACGCCTTGATCCGCTCGAACAGTTTGTGTTTCTGCCGACCGTTGATGGCTTCCACCGCTTGCAGCAGGTCGCTGGAGCAGTTGGCCTGCTCGGCAGTGTGGATCAGCGCGCGCATGTCTTTGGGAAAGCACGAGCCGCCGTAGCCGCAGCCCGGGTAAATGAAGTGGTAGCCAATGCGCGAGTCGGCACCGATGCCCAAGCGCACGGATTCGATGTCGGCCCCCAGGTGTTCGGCCAGTTCGGCGATCTGGTTGATGAAGCTGATCTTGGTCGCCAGCATGCCGTTGGCGGCGTATTTGGTCAGCTCGGCGCTGCGCAGGTCCATGAACAGGACCCGGTCGTGGTTGCGGTTGAACGGTGCGTACAGGTCGCGCATGGTTTCGCGCACTTCATCACGTTCGCAGCCGATCACGATGCGATCCGGACGACGGCAATCGGCGACCGCCGAGCCTTCCTTGAGGAATTCGGGGTTGGAAACGATATCGAACTGCAGCAAACGACTGGCCTTGAGCAGGCATTTGTCGATGTGCGCCCGCAGAACGTCACCGGTGCCCACCGGCACGGTGGACTTCTCCACCACGATGAGCGGTTGCTCGCGATAACGGGCGACGGCCTCGCCAACGGCCAGGACCTGGCTCAGGTCGGCACTGCCATCGTCCCGGGAAGGCGTGCCCACCGCGATAAACAATACCTGGCCGTGTTGCACGGCAAGCTGTTCGTCACAGGTGAAGTGCAAGCGTCCGGCCTCCAGGCCTTCACGCACCAGCGTGGCCAGGCCGGGCTCGAAAATGCTCACCTGGCCTTGCCGAAGGCTGTCGACCTTGCGTTCGTCGATGTCCATGCACACCACGTCATGGCCTACCTCGGCCAACACGGCGGCTTGCACCAAACCTACGTAACCACTTCCGAATACACTGATCTTCATGGCGGATTCCCTGGATCATTCCGAGTAAGCGACATGCACAACCAGCGTTCGCCGCAGTGCGCTTGGTTCAGAATAAGTCGGGGATATTGCAGTTCACTTACAGTCCGCTGAAGTCTTGCGCCGTCAATCGGTACGCTGCCGGCAATTGCGCGACGAACTCGCCCACCACTTCCCGAGTCAGGCTGACAATGTCTTCCACCCGCTCCATCCCGGCGCCGGTCCGCCAACTGGCGACGATGTCCATGACCGATGGCAGCGGCACGCCGTCCACCAAGGTCAATGTGCCTTGGGCCAGCTCGCCGACCACCAGCGCCGCGGGCATGGCGCCGATGCCAAAACCGTCGCGAACCAGGCGGGTGATGGCCGAGGCTGAGTTCACGCAGTTGATGCGCGGCGAGACGATGTTGGCCGAGTGCAGCAGGTTGAGGATGTCCTGGTGGGGCCGCGAGTTGCGCGAGAACGTCACGATGCGTTCCTGGGACAGGTCTTCCAGTGACGCATAGTGTCGGTCATAGGCGGAGCCGGTGCGCACCACCCAGTGCATCGGATAACGGGTCAGCAGTGCGTTGCGCACGCTGTCCAGGCGCAGGATGTCGGTCTGGAAAATGATGTCCTGGTAGCCTTTTTCCAGCTGTGAGCAGAGGTTGCTTGCGGTATCGGCCGACAGTTCGATCTCCAGGGCCGGGTAGCATTCCATCAGGCGTGTCACCAAGGGGCTGAGCCAGGTGTGGATCACCGTATCCATCGCGCCAATGCGGATCCGGCCGCGCACCTGGCGCGGGTCCTTGATCACGGCTTTCATGCTTTGCATGGTGTCCATGATGCGCTCGGCGTACTCCAGCACGCGCTGGCCTTCGGAGGTCAGCGACACCCCTTTGGAGTCGCGCACGAACAAGCGCACGCCCATTTCGTCCTCCAGGGCGGCGATCCGGCTGGAAATGGAGGCCTGGGTGGTGAATAGCTTTTCCGCGGTGAGGCGAAAGCTCTTCAGGCGGGCCACCCAGACGAAGGTTTCGAGAAACTTGATGTTCACTTCGGAGTTCCCTTGGCACAGTCATGAAGCATGGAAACAGTGGCGACGGGCCTATCCCCAACCTGTGGGAGCAAGGCTTGCCCGCGATGAAGATAACTCGCTCTTCCTGGAAATCGAGGTGCGTGCATCGCGAGCAAACTTTACTCCCACAGGGAAGTCCCCTCGCACAGTGGCCAGGCAGGTTTCATATTCTTCACTGCTCGGCATTAGCCATGTACAGGACTACTTCTCGCAACTCGGCTAAATCCGGAACATTATCGATAGCCGCTTCAGGCCGGCACCATGGATAGTCCAACTTCGATGCCCAGGCCATGACCATCGGCAGATCGGTCGCCGGCAGGGTCTTCATGTGTTCGATGGTGATGATCAATCCCTCGACCAGTCGCGACTGCGGATCGAACTGCCAGTCATACAGGCCACAACCGACCCGTGCCTCGCCGCTGTTCTTGTCTGACATCGCCACCAGCCATCGGCACTGGAACGCCTCCACGTTGGCTGGTGGCGGGGCGGCCAGGCAGAACGTGTAGACGTTTTCGAAGGTCTGGCCGAAGCGAGTGACCAGCACATCGCCAATGGCGGTACGGCCCTCAACGTGGTCGGGAAAGCTGATGGAACCGGTGCGCACGACCATGTCCAGAATAGCAGCCGGCATAAAGGCCTGGTCCAGCAGGTGCGGGCGGTTGCCGTCCTTGGCACGGATGTACTGTTGAATCGAGCGCTGAGCAGTGTTCATCGTGTCTCCCTTCAAGTTGAAAAACAGCCTCGTTCGAGGCTTACAAGTCACTGTTCCATAGGTCCGTCACCAGCATGCAGCCCGGCGCGTGAGTGATGCACAGCGGTGGGCGCGAGGCCTGGACCACCGATTGAGGTGTCACACCGCAGGCCCAGAACACCGGGATCTCGTCCGCTTCCACCGGCACGGCATCACCGTAATCCGGCGTGTCCAGGGATTGAATGCCGATCAGTGACGGATCGCCGATGTGCACCGGTGCGCCGTGAACATTGGGCATGCGCCCGGTAATCTGGATCGCCTGGATGGCGGCGGCGGCTTTCATCGGCCGCATGGTCACCACCATCTTGCCAGACAGGCGAGCGGTGGGGCGCGTGTCGATGTTGGTCTGGAACATCGCGACATTGCGCCCCAACTCAATGTGCCGCAAACGGATGCCGGCCTCCAGCAAGGGTTGTTCGAAGGAGAACGAGCAACCGAGGGCGAAGGCCACCAAGTCGTCCTGCCACAGGTGTTCGATGTCCAGCGGCGATTCGCACAACTCGCCTTGGCGATAGACCCGGTATTGAGGCACCTCATGGCGGATATCGATGGCAGCACCCAGGTTGCGGAAGAACGGATCCCCTGGCTCGGTCACGTCCAGCACCGGGCAGGCCTGGCGGTTGAGGGTGCAGTAGCGCAGGAATTCATTGGCCCAATCGCCGGGCAGAATCACGATATTGGCTTGCACGCGACCCTGGCCCAGGCCACTGGTATGGCCCTGGTACTGGCCGGCGGCGATGCTTTGGCGCAGGGCTAGAGGCGTGCATTGCTGCAGTTGTTCGAAGGACGTCATCACGGGTTCTCCAAGTGTTCGTTCGCTACTTTGAGAACACCGCGGCGATGACGTCCAACAAGGAAATATTGGTACCCCGCGACAACTAAAAGTTATTCGAGCGGCGCTTGGCTGTTCAGACCGGGGGCCGCCACCATGCGCTGCGGCCCGACATCGACGGCGTACTGGCTGACCACCTGGCGACTCATCTGGACGATGTTCTCGATCAACTCCAGGCCGACGCCAGCGCGCCAGGACGCAACAACGTCCAATTGGGGCAGGGCGGTACCGGGTTCGAGCTGGATCAATTCGCCGCTGGCCAGGGGCTTGGCCACCAGCGCGGCCGGGCAAGGCGCCGATGCCGAAACCGTCGCGAATCAGCCGGGTCATGGCTGAGACCGAATTGACGCAACTGACCCGCGGCGCACTCACGCCACGGGCGTACAGCAGGTTGAGCACGTCCTGATGCGGTCGCGAATGCTTGACGAAGGTGATGATGCGCTCACTGGCCATCTCCACCAGCGACGCATAGGGCCGGGCATAGATCGACTGGCTGGCGGCGATCCAGTGCATGGGGTAATGCCCCAATTCCAGGTTGCGCACGCTTTCGTGGCGGACCAGATCGGTCTGGAACACGATGTCCAGGTAGCCTTTCTGCAATTGCTCACAGAGGTTGCGGGCGGCGTCGGCGGTGATTTCGATTTCCACGGCGGGGAAGGCCTGCATCAGCATCGACATCAACGGGCTGAGCCAGGTGTGGATCACCGTGTCCATCACGCCGATGCGCACCAGGCCTTGCTGCGGGCTGCTGGTGTCCAGTGACTGCTTCAACGCCCGTTGGACGTCGAGCATCTGTTCGGCGTAGTCGAGCACCTTGAGGCCTTCAGGTGTCAGCGAAACCCCACGTGAATCGCGCACGAACAGGCGCAGGCCCAATTCCTCCTCCAGCGAGGCGATCCGGCTGGAGATCGCCGCCTGGGTGCTGAACATCTTCTCGGCGGTGAGGCTGAAGCTTTGCAGCCGGGCGACCCAGACGAAGGTTTCGAGGAATTTGAGGTTCATGAAGGCTCTCGGGAGGCGTGTGGTTCTTATGATTGCAATTGTTACTCCAGATCGGGCCATCGAGCGCATCAATTTTTCTTATGTCCGATCCGGCTTTTTTCCCGTTTGACGCTGCGCGGATCCGCCGCAAAGAATCCGCTCCACGACGCAGCCCCACTGCGCCGGCATCCCCATGACAACAATAACGAGGCGTGCGCACAGCCCCTGGAGGGTTCGCTCGCGCCCAAAAAAGGAGCGCGCCATGCAACACGCCACATTCCCTCGATGGACCTGCACCTCGGCGGGCACCTTGCTCGGCTTGAGCCTGATCGGCGTGCCGTGCGCCCAGGCTGACTTCATCGCCGACAGCAAGGGCAGCCTGGAGGCTCGCAACTTCTACTTCAACCGCGACTTTCGCCAGGAAGGGGCACGGGACAAGGCCGAGGAATGGGCCCAGGGCTTTCTGCTGCGGCTGGAGTCGGGATACACCGCCGGGACCGTGGGGTTCGGCCTCGATGCCTTGGGCATGGCTGGTTTCAAGTTGGATTCCGGGGGCGGCACGGCCGGCACCAATCTGTTGCCAGCGGATTTGTCGGGCGGTTCCCAAGACCGTTATGGCGAACTGGGCCTGACCGCCAAGGTGCGCCTGTCCAAGAGCACCTTGAAACTGGGGACGTTGCAGATCAAGGACCCGGCGGTGAGTTCCAACGACACGCGCCTGTTGCCGGGAACGTTCAAGGGTGGGTTACTGAGCGTGCAGGAAATCGAGCGCTTGAAACTGACCGCCGGGCAACTCACGCAGATCAACTTTGTCGACTCCACCGACTACCAGGACATGACCGCCAACCGCATCGGCGGCAGCAGCGACAGGTTCCAGTTCGCCGGGGCGGACTATCAGTTCCTGCCGAACCTCACGGCGCAATACCGCTACAGCCAGTTGCAAGACATCTATCAGCAAAACTACCTCGGGTTCGTCCACACCTTGGACCTGGGCGCAGGCCAGTCATTCAAGAGTGACGTGCGTTATTCGCGCAGTACCGAAGACGGTAGTTTTCGCGAACTCGACAACCAGGCCTTCGGCGCCATGTTCACCTACAGCCTGGCGGGCCATGCGTTGGGCCTGGGCTACCAGCGCATGAGCGGCGACGATCCGTTCCCCTACATCGGTCGCAGTGATCCGTACCTGGTCAACTTCGTGCAGATCGGCGACTTCGCCAACGTCGACGAGCGCTCCTGGCAAGCGCGCTATGACTACAACTTTGCGGCCATTGGCGTACCCGGGTTGACCTTCATGACTCGCTACATCACAGGCGACAACGTCCAGCGTAGCGCCGCGGGCGAAGGCAAGGAATGGGAGCGCAATACGGACATTGCCTATGTGGTGCAAGACGGCACATTGAAGGGGCTGGGCTTGAAATGGCGCAACGCGACGGTGCGCTCGAATTTTGGCAACGATCTGGATGAGAACCGATTGATCGTCAGC from Pseudomonas beijingensis includes the following:
- a CDS encoding OprD family porin → MQHATFPRWTCTSAGTLLGLSLIGVPCAQADFIADSKGSLEARNFYFNRDFRQEGARDKAEEWAQGFLLRLESGYTAGTVGFGLDALGMAGFKLDSGGGTAGTNLLPADLSGGSQDRYGELGLTAKVRLSKSTLKLGTLQIKDPAVSSNDTRLLPGTFKGGLLSVQEIERLKLTAGQLTQINFVDSTDYQDMTANRIGGSSDRFQFAGADYQFLPNLTAQYRYSQLQDIYQQNYLGFVHTLDLGAGQSFKSDVRYSRSTEDGSFRELDNQAFGAMFTYSLAGHALGLGYQRMSGDDPFPYIGRSDPYLVNFVQIGDFANVDERSWQARYDYNFAAIGVPGLTFMTRYITGDNVQRSAAGEGKEWERNTDIAYVVQDGTLKGLGLKWRNATVRSNFGNDLDENRLIVSYTMALW
- a CDS encoding HPP family protein, encoding MLSRWFPAAINTRPTEWSRAAIGMALGTMFSVWLCGQVFGLEVAQHLIGPLGASAVLLFAVSSGALAQPWSIVGGYLCASVVALLVAHVLDRTLGSACLAAGMALVLMCWLRCLHPPAGALAATLVLADSAIIALDWQAVGAAMLAGFGLLAFALAYNNLTRVRYPKRASEPVAVIPADHPPVDRQAITAEDLKLALAEMEAFFDVTPEDLEQLIHVSERNAKRRSITEVLSRRG
- a CDS encoding enoyl-CoA hydratase/isomerase family protein translates to MTAQVSSQAAETIESVTHEVLVDVRNHIGHLTLNRPAGLNALTLGMVRSLQQQLDTWALDPHIHAVVLRGAGDKAFCAGGDIRSLYDSYKQGDTLHEDFFVEEYALDLTIHHYRKPILALMDGFVLGGGMGLVQGADLRVVTERSRLGMPEVAIGYFPDVGGSYFLPRIPGELGIYLGVSGVQIRAADALYCGLADWYLDSHKLQQLDERLDRLEWHDMPLKDLQNLLAKLGQQQLPAPPLADLRPAIDHFFALPDLPSMVEQLRQVTVANSHEWALKTADVLDSRSPLAMAVTLEMLRRGRHLSLEDCFALELHLDRQWFERGDLIEGVRALLIDKDKSPRWNPPTLEALDADHVTSFFDGFDDHGN
- a CDS encoding putative hydro-lyase, encoding MTSFEQLQQCTPLALRQSIAAGQYQGHTSGLGQGRVQANIVILPGDWANEFLRYCTLNRQACPVLDVTEPGDPFFRNLGAAIDIRHEVPQYRVYRQGELCESPLDIEHLWQDDLVAFALGCSFSFEQPLLEAGIRLRHIELGRNVAMFQTNIDTRPTARLSGKMVVTMRPMKAAAAIQAIQITGRMPNVHGAPVHIGDPSLIGIQSLDTPDYGDAVPVEADEIPVFWACGVTPQSVVQASRPPLCITHAPGCMLVTDLWNSDL
- a CDS encoding acyl-CoA dehydrogenase family protein, which encodes MHDLELTEEQVMIRDMARDFARGEIAPHAQAWEKAGWIDDGLVAKMGELGLLGMVVPEEWGGTYVDYVAYALAVEEISAGDGATGALMSIHNSVGCGPVLNFGTDEQKQTWLAELASGQAIGCFCLTEPQAGSEAHNLRTRAELRDGQWVINGAKQFVSNGKRAKLAIVFAVTDPELGKKGISAFLVPTDTPGFIVDRTEHKMGIRASDTCAVTLSNCTVPEANLLGARGKGLAIALSNLEGGRIGIAAQALGIARAAFEAALAYARDRVQFDKPIIEHQSIANLLADMHTRINATRLLFLHAARLRSAGKPCLSEASQAKLFASEMAEKVCSSAIQIHGGYGYLEDYPVERYYRDARITQIYEGSSEIQRMVIARELKNYLV
- a CDS encoding UDP-glucose dehydrogenase family protein codes for the protein MKISVFGSGYVGLVQAAVLAEVGHDVVCMDIDERKVDSLRQGQVSIFEPGLATLVREGLEAGRLHFTCDEQLAVQHGQVLFIAVGTPSRDDGSADLSQVLAVGEAVARYREQPLIVVEKSTVPVGTGDVLRAHIDKCLLKASRLLQFDIVSNPEFLKEGSAVADCRRPDRIVIGCERDEVRETMRDLYAPFNRNHDRVLFMDLRSAELTKYAANGMLATKISFINQIAELAEHLGADIESVRLGIGADSRIGYHFIYPGCGYGGSCFPKDMRALIHTAEQANCSSDLLQAVEAINGRQKHKLFERIKAFYQGDLRGKTFALWGLAFKPNTDDMRDAPSRTLLESLWAAGASVRAFDPEAMQQTQLLYPDETRLMLMGTPESVLPGADALVICTEWQPFKAPDFDLIRQRLKAPVIFDGRNLFDPERMADKGFTYFPMGRGQSRNLPIAQQTWFPASRSA
- a CDS encoding LysR family transcriptional regulator, with protein sequence MNIKFLETFVWVARLKSFRLTAEKLFTTQASISSRIAALEDEMGVRLFVRDSKGVSLTSEGQRVLEYAERIMDTMQSMKAVIKDPRQVRGRIRIGAMDTVIHTWLSPLVTRLMECYPALEIELSADTASNLCSQLEKGYQDIIFQTDILRLDSVRNALLTRYPMHWVVRTGSAYDRHYASLEDLSQERIVTFSRNSRPHQDILNLLHSANIVSPRINCVNSASAITRLVRDGFGIGAMPAALVVGELAQGTLTLVDGVPLPSVMDIVASWRTGAGMERVEDIVSLTREVVGEFVAQLPAAYRLTAQDFSGL